One window of the Labeo rohita strain BAU-BD-2019 chromosome 9, IGBB_LRoh.1.0, whole genome shotgun sequence genome contains the following:
- the LOC127171380 gene encoding protein FAM124A isoform X2 — protein sequence MSALIRERRPEGDLSMGDLQDPFLVSIHIITDPGQAKTLQQAADQVLSWLHPDLTLFRVSERAGGLSRKPKVRLQRVTEPPSHQPALAVILFLQDEYGGEESLERLHSQLRCPPWRYHHTERVNGRGLLPFSPASQDFVTLAPGTPLWALRQVHYGKEIVRFTVYCRSETYTEQVRLYRLLLRRRLAQKKEDFCFCVVYSNPETEIQLSFKRMPRGQNPVPTENAVMEIRVRDVGELVPLLPRPCTPISDVRWQTNDYDGNKILLQIQGSRYYRKHTIAKFCHLPPDDPPVTCPPPPEPPPPPPPPYGRGPASYRNRRYHRNSSRSRTQTLPSPVTHTSRASPPTLCDQERVQRDVELLRAGWTGHRTQSLFSLPTDESRSSCASPSSFRPRCFSSMAAPIFRVNVDTLVGAEETDVDTGQTISGSSVDLSVVSGYSHPQMRPHLKAPAPRPKSAPPTDGGLDFADLTYYNASSIRQTPVLYRTQSISAKSTPCVVHKPQPKNVKDVLQDKGQQNGNGIVTVDDCSQEGTAEEEQEFYI from the exons GTGATTTGTCCATGGGGGACCTACAAGATCCTTTCTTAGTTTCTATCCACATCATCACTGACCCCGGTCAGGCCAAAACGCTCCAGCAAGCTGCTGATCAGGTCCTCTCCTGGCTGCACCCTGATCTCACCCTCTTTAGGGTGTCAGAACGGGCAGGTGGTCTCTCTCGAAAGCCCAAGGTCCGTCTGCAGCGTGTCACTGAACCTCCATCGCACCAGCCAGCCTTGGCTGTAATCCTGTTTCTACAGGATGAATATGGAGGTGAAGAGAGTCTTGAACGTCTACACAGTCAACTGAGATGCCCACCGTGGCGATACCACCACACGGAGCGGGTGAACGGGCGAGGGCTTTTACCATTTTCGCCAGCCAGCCAGGACTTTGTTACACTTGCACCGGGAACGCCGCTATGGGCACTTCGCCAGGTGCACTATGGCAAAGAAATTGTGCGCTTTACAGTCTATTGTCGCTCCGAGACCTACACCGAACAGGTGCGTCTGTACAGGCTACTCCTGCGCCGAAGGCTGGCCCAGAAGAAGGAGGATTTCTGCTTCTGTGTGGTGTACTCTAACCCTGAAACAGAAATCCAGCTGTCATTCAAGCGGATGCCCCGTGGCCAGAACCCCGTCCCCACTGAAAATGCTGTGATGGAGATTCGAGTAAGGGATGTCGGTGAACTTGTGCCATTGCTGCCACGTCCCTGCACACCCATCAGTGACGTCCGCTGGCAAACAAATGATTATGACGGGAATAAAATATTGCTACAG ATTCAAGGTTCGCGGTATTACCGCAAACACACCATTGCGAAGTTCTGTCACCTTCCTCCTGATGATCCTCCAGTTACCTGCCCTCCTCCTCCAGAGCCGCCCCCTCCACCTCCTCCACCATACGGCCGCGGACCCGCCTCCTACCGAAATCGCCGTTACCATCGGAACTCATCGCGTTCGCGGACCCAGACCCTTCCGTCTCCAGTCACACACACCTCCAGGGCGTCTCCGCCTACACTGTGCGATCAGGAGAGAGTCCAGAGGGATGTGGAGCTCTTACGGGCAGGATGGACAGGCCACCGCACACAGTCCCTCTTTTCTCTGCCTACAGACGAGTCCCGCTCCTCGTGTGCCTCTCCGTCAAGCTTCCGTCCTCGCTGCTTCTCTTCCATGGCTGCTCCAATTTTCCGTGTCAATGTCGATACTCTAGTGGGAGCCGAAGAGACCGATGTGGACACGGGACAGACCATCAGCGGCAGCTCTGTGGACCTGTCGGTGGTCTCAGGTTATTCCCATCCACAGATGAGGCCCCATTTAAAAGCCCCAGCACCGCGACCAAAGTCTGCTCCTCCAACAGATGGAGGTCTTGACTTTGCTGATCTCACCTATTATAATGCCTCCTCCATAAGACAGACTCCTGTGCTGTATAGAACACAGAGCATCTCTGCAAAATCCACACCTTGTGTAGTACACAAACCACAGCCAAAGAATGTGAAGGATGTGCTGCAGGACAAAGGACAGCAGAACGGCAATGGCATTGTGACAGTAGATGACTGTAGTCAAGAAGGCACTGCGGAGGAAGAGCAAGAATTTTATATCTGA
- the LOC127171380 gene encoding protein FAM124A isoform X3 produces MSSASSDLSMGDLQDPFLVSIHIITDPGQAKTLQQAADQVLSWLHPDLTLFRVSERAGGLSRKPKVRLQRVTEPPSHQPALAVILFLQDEYGGEESLERLHSQLRCPPWRYHHTERVNGRGLLPFSPASQDFVTLAPGTPLWALRQVHYGKEIVRFTVYCRSETYTEQVRLYRLLLRRRLAQKKEDFCFCVVYSNPETEIQLSFKRMPRGQNPVPTENAVMEIRVRDVGELVPLLPRPCTPISDVRWQTNDYDGNKILLQIQGSRYYRKHTIAKFCHLPPDDPPVTCPPPPEPPPPPPPPYGRGPASYRNRRYHRNSSRSRTQTLPSPVTHTSRASPPTLCDQERVQRDVELLRAGWTGHRTQSLFSLPTDESRSSCASPSSFRPRCFSSMAAPIFRVNVDTLVGAEETDVDTGQTISGSSVDLSVVSGYSHPQMRPHLKAPAPRPKSAPPTDGGLDFADLTYYNASSIRQTPVLYRTQSISAKSTPCVVHKPQPKNVKDVLQDKGQQNGNGIVTVDDCSQEGTAEEEQEFYI; encoded by the exons GTGATTTGTCCATGGGGGACCTACAAGATCCTTTCTTAGTTTCTATCCACATCATCACTGACCCCGGTCAGGCCAAAACGCTCCAGCAAGCTGCTGATCAGGTCCTCTCCTGGCTGCACCCTGATCTCACCCTCTTTAGGGTGTCAGAACGGGCAGGTGGTCTCTCTCGAAAGCCCAAGGTCCGTCTGCAGCGTGTCACTGAACCTCCATCGCACCAGCCAGCCTTGGCTGTAATCCTGTTTCTACAGGATGAATATGGAGGTGAAGAGAGTCTTGAACGTCTACACAGTCAACTGAGATGCCCACCGTGGCGATACCACCACACGGAGCGGGTGAACGGGCGAGGGCTTTTACCATTTTCGCCAGCCAGCCAGGACTTTGTTACACTTGCACCGGGAACGCCGCTATGGGCACTTCGCCAGGTGCACTATGGCAAAGAAATTGTGCGCTTTACAGTCTATTGTCGCTCCGAGACCTACACCGAACAGGTGCGTCTGTACAGGCTACTCCTGCGCCGAAGGCTGGCCCAGAAGAAGGAGGATTTCTGCTTCTGTGTGGTGTACTCTAACCCTGAAACAGAAATCCAGCTGTCATTCAAGCGGATGCCCCGTGGCCAGAACCCCGTCCCCACTGAAAATGCTGTGATGGAGATTCGAGTAAGGGATGTCGGTGAACTTGTGCCATTGCTGCCACGTCCCTGCACACCCATCAGTGACGTCCGCTGGCAAACAAATGATTATGACGGGAATAAAATATTGCTACAG ATTCAAGGTTCGCGGTATTACCGCAAACACACCATTGCGAAGTTCTGTCACCTTCCTCCTGATGATCCTCCAGTTACCTGCCCTCCTCCTCCAGAGCCGCCCCCTCCACCTCCTCCACCATACGGCCGCGGACCCGCCTCCTACCGAAATCGCCGTTACCATCGGAACTCATCGCGTTCGCGGACCCAGACCCTTCCGTCTCCAGTCACACACACCTCCAGGGCGTCTCCGCCTACACTGTGCGATCAGGAGAGAGTCCAGAGGGATGTGGAGCTCTTACGGGCAGGATGGACAGGCCACCGCACACAGTCCCTCTTTTCTCTGCCTACAGACGAGTCCCGCTCCTCGTGTGCCTCTCCGTCAAGCTTCCGTCCTCGCTGCTTCTCTTCCATGGCTGCTCCAATTTTCCGTGTCAATGTCGATACTCTAGTGGGAGCCGAAGAGACCGATGTGGACACGGGACAGACCATCAGCGGCAGCTCTGTGGACCTGTCGGTGGTCTCAGGTTATTCCCATCCACAGATGAGGCCCCATTTAAAAGCCCCAGCACCGCGACCAAAGTCTGCTCCTCCAACAGATGGAGGTCTTGACTTTGCTGATCTCACCTATTATAATGCCTCCTCCATAAGACAGACTCCTGTGCTGTATAGAACACAGAGCATCTCTGCAAAATCCACACCTTGTGTAGTACACAAACCACAGCCAAAGAATGTGAAGGATGTGCTGCAGGACAAAGGACAGCAGAACGGCAATGGCATTGTGACAGTAGATGACTGTAGTCAAGAAGGCACTGCGGAGGAAGAGCAAGAATTTTATATCTGA
- the LOC127171380 gene encoding protein FAM124A isoform X1 has protein sequence MENSVEDECADSGAETGGSDYSLMSSASSDLSMGDLQDPFLVSIHIITDPGQAKTLQQAADQVLSWLHPDLTLFRVSERAGGLSRKPKVRLQRVTEPPSHQPALAVILFLQDEYGGEESLERLHSQLRCPPWRYHHTERVNGRGLLPFSPASQDFVTLAPGTPLWALRQVHYGKEIVRFTVYCRSETYTEQVRLYRLLLRRRLAQKKEDFCFCVVYSNPETEIQLSFKRMPRGQNPVPTENAVMEIRVRDVGELVPLLPRPCTPISDVRWQTNDYDGNKILLQIQGSRYYRKHTIAKFCHLPPDDPPVTCPPPPEPPPPPPPPYGRGPASYRNRRYHRNSSRSRTQTLPSPVTHTSRASPPTLCDQERVQRDVELLRAGWTGHRTQSLFSLPTDESRSSCASPSSFRPRCFSSMAAPIFRVNVDTLVGAEETDVDTGQTISGSSVDLSVVSGYSHPQMRPHLKAPAPRPKSAPPTDGGLDFADLTYYNASSIRQTPVLYRTQSISAKSTPCVVHKPQPKNVKDVLQDKGQQNGNGIVTVDDCSQEGTAEEEQEFYI, from the exons GTGATTTGTCCATGGGGGACCTACAAGATCCTTTCTTAGTTTCTATCCACATCATCACTGACCCCGGTCAGGCCAAAACGCTCCAGCAAGCTGCTGATCAGGTCCTCTCCTGGCTGCACCCTGATCTCACCCTCTTTAGGGTGTCAGAACGGGCAGGTGGTCTCTCTCGAAAGCCCAAGGTCCGTCTGCAGCGTGTCACTGAACCTCCATCGCACCAGCCAGCCTTGGCTGTAATCCTGTTTCTACAGGATGAATATGGAGGTGAAGAGAGTCTTGAACGTCTACACAGTCAACTGAGATGCCCACCGTGGCGATACCACCACACGGAGCGGGTGAACGGGCGAGGGCTTTTACCATTTTCGCCAGCCAGCCAGGACTTTGTTACACTTGCACCGGGAACGCCGCTATGGGCACTTCGCCAGGTGCACTATGGCAAAGAAATTGTGCGCTTTACAGTCTATTGTCGCTCCGAGACCTACACCGAACAGGTGCGTCTGTACAGGCTACTCCTGCGCCGAAGGCTGGCCCAGAAGAAGGAGGATTTCTGCTTCTGTGTGGTGTACTCTAACCCTGAAACAGAAATCCAGCTGTCATTCAAGCGGATGCCCCGTGGCCAGAACCCCGTCCCCACTGAAAATGCTGTGATGGAGATTCGAGTAAGGGATGTCGGTGAACTTGTGCCATTGCTGCCACGTCCCTGCACACCCATCAGTGACGTCCGCTGGCAAACAAATGATTATGACGGGAATAAAATATTGCTACAG ATTCAAGGTTCGCGGTATTACCGCAAACACACCATTGCGAAGTTCTGTCACCTTCCTCCTGATGATCCTCCAGTTACCTGCCCTCCTCCTCCAGAGCCGCCCCCTCCACCTCCTCCACCATACGGCCGCGGACCCGCCTCCTACCGAAATCGCCGTTACCATCGGAACTCATCGCGTTCGCGGACCCAGACCCTTCCGTCTCCAGTCACACACACCTCCAGGGCGTCTCCGCCTACACTGTGCGATCAGGAGAGAGTCCAGAGGGATGTGGAGCTCTTACGGGCAGGATGGACAGGCCACCGCACACAGTCCCTCTTTTCTCTGCCTACAGACGAGTCCCGCTCCTCGTGTGCCTCTCCGTCAAGCTTCCGTCCTCGCTGCTTCTCTTCCATGGCTGCTCCAATTTTCCGTGTCAATGTCGATACTCTAGTGGGAGCCGAAGAGACCGATGTGGACACGGGACAGACCATCAGCGGCAGCTCTGTGGACCTGTCGGTGGTCTCAGGTTATTCCCATCCACAGATGAGGCCCCATTTAAAAGCCCCAGCACCGCGACCAAAGTCTGCTCCTCCAACAGATGGAGGTCTTGACTTTGCTGATCTCACCTATTATAATGCCTCCTCCATAAGACAGACTCCTGTGCTGTATAGAACACAGAGCATCTCTGCAAAATCCACACCTTGTGTAGTACACAAACCACAGCCAAAGAATGTGAAGGATGTGCTGCAGGACAAAGGACAGCAGAACGGCAATGGCATTGTGACAGTAGATGACTGTAGTCAAGAAGGCACTGCGGAGGAAGAGCAAGAATTTTATATCTGA